The Triticum aestivum cultivar Chinese Spring unplaced genomic scaffold, IWGSC CS RefSeq v2.1 scaffold186582, whole genome shotgun sequence DNA segment taAACAATATATGGCGTCAAATCCGGCCGGCTGGTTAACTATACATCACATCTGATCACACTGTGGTTATCTCAGCTTAATCATTTTATTTATGCAATACGCTGCTACGTACGTACATGCACGCTCGCATGCGTGCATGCATGATGCATATAGCCTAGTACGGGCTCACCCCGGGGAAGTTGCCTGGCGGGTTGTAGCTGCAGATGATGAACACACCGTCGCCGCTGTCGCAGACGACGCGGGCGCAACCGATGGCCGTCGAGTCGCGCCACACCACCTGCGTGTAGTGCCCGCACGACTCACCCTCCGGCGCCGAGCAGGTGTTGCTGTCGTGGTCGTAGTACTGCTTCTCCGACACCCACGAATTCACGGCGTCCGTCGCCGTCCACttggtcccgccgccgccgcctccgtagAGGTTCTCCCCGTACGGCCGGCCATCAGGAGTATGGATCAGCTGGCAGTCGCCGCGGCGCTGATCCGCGTAGTCCTGCGCGAAGGCTGCCACCGTAGCGTCCCATGTCACCTCCCCAAGGCCCACGTCGGCGCGCGCCGCGTTGTGGGCGTCCACGAAGTCCTGCTCCGAGTTCTGGGCCGTGACCGCCATGGCGGACGCGAGAGCTAAGAGCACCACTACTGCTAGCTTCGGCGAGTACTCCATCGCTGATTAAGCCTTACAAAACTAATCAAGGAAGATGTATCTGTAACGATGAGATAGACTGCCACCATGCGTACGTTGTGTATTTATACTGCCTGCACAAGATCGATTGCTTCTCTGAGGTATAACTAAGCTTGGAAAGTTTCATAGAGAAAATATATCTCAACGAATTACACTGGTCAAATTCGAAGCACATGTGCGCGCGTTGAGGTAGTCAGATATCATCGTGGGCGGCCTGTTGTTTCTTCTGATCGAGATTACCTATGCTGATGTGGAGGAACTTCGTCATTTGGTCTCGTGGCAAGAACAACCTACCTAAAAACTCCATTATCTTCATTGTCCGAGAAGAGGTCAGGTCGTACTAATCGGGACACATGTACCTAGTAGCTAGCCAACTAGGTGCTAGTGGTACAAACGTGTAAAATGATTAAGTTCAAGAATATTTCTTACGGGTTCAAGTTGTACAACTTGTTAAGTCAATTGGTACTCGCACATAAGAACCTTTTTTTGCTTGTAACTGAGTCGTTCTAATACTGTGTGCCGGTTGGTACATAGGATTTATTTTTCCGTTGGCGATAATA contains these protein-coding regions:
- the LOC123177095 gene encoding pathogenesis-related protein 1-like, coding for MEYSPKLAVVVLLALASAMAVTAQNSEQDFVDAHNAARADVGLGEVTWDATVAAFAQDYADQRRGDCQLIHTPDGRPYGENLYGGGGGGTKWTATDAVNSWVSEKQYYDHDSNTCSAPEGESCGHYTQVVWRDSTAIGCARVVCDSGDGVFIICSYNPPGNFPGVSPY